TATATGCTATTTAATGCTTCCTTTCTTTAACTTTTAACCTAAGATTTCTAGCCCCTAATCCCACCCCACCTTGTGCAGCTGGGGCTAATGATCATGTGCTAATACATGCTCTCTTTAATTAATGatgattataaataaataaataaataagcaaTTGCATCTGTGGTGATTCTTACTTGTTACATGTGCaaacaagacaaagaaaagtatGCTACATTTAGAAGTTACGGGAAAAAAATAGGAGGGAATGGGAAGGGAGTAGAGATATAGGTTAATTGCTAATTTGCTAGATCCACTTCAAGAGGAAATTGGTGCCGTGTCTACTGCTGGAGGGCGTCTTCCTTTAGAGCTTTAGGGCCTTTAGACTGTAGAAGGTAAACGGAAGTTATTATACAGGATGcttataattttttcttttttaagtgctttctagtcgtacccagtgcacaaggctcccgctttacgcagggtctgggagaggtgaatgtcggctagccttacccccatttatggagaggctgctcccaagtctcgaacccgagacctaccgcttatgggcgaaggcacttgccaagtgcgacctctattaAGTGCTTTCTAGTGCTGAAAATTAATTATCATCGGTGAACAGATTTTCTGCCAGTATAGGAACAAATGATATGAGCGAGGGAGAATAGGAACAAATGATATGAGTGAGGGGTAAGGAGTGAGTAGCTGAATAATGTCATTGTCATGTACCCTCATCAAATTGAGAAATAGATATTGGGATTGACATTATATTCATGCTATTACATCATTGGCAGTGAGTTAATAATGCATGTTGATAGTGCATCTCCGCCTATGAAGAGTGAGGGCAATGCAGAATGAAGAATGAGAATGTTAGTATCAAATTGTAGCCTGAGAGGTTTATGACCAgaaattattatatttatattttgagtATGGATTTAATACAGAAGTGAGCTTCACTGATTTTGTTGGTTATATATCTCGTGGACATGAATACCTTAAGGTCTATATATGGTCAATTAAGGACTTACAAGCAGTAATTCTATTCTTCATCTTATCAAGTAATAAGGAGAAAAAAGTGTATTACCTCTTTTCTTCACCACTGATGCTGCTTTCTCTGGCTTTCCTATACTTAGGAAGGGGAACTTTGCCTGACTCAATGCGGTTGATGTCCGCTAGAAGGATCTCATACTGCCTCTTCACTTCCTCCTCAGTCGTCCCTCCAACAACCCTGGCAATATTATGCCAACGATCAGGGGTTTCCCTATCATATGTTGCCAGAGCGATTTCaaatgatttgttttgtttggctGTCCAAGTTGAATTGGAGTGTGGAGAAGAAAGCGTGCTAGGTGCCATTTTTATGAGATATTAGAGCAAGATTAGTAGGGTGGAGCTGGAAGTGACGAGAACCAAGTTTCAGTAGGATATTTAAGAGAGAACGAATTTGGGCGATGAAAGGgatcaaaaaaatttaaagagaAAGCCGGAGGCAGAGAAAACAAATAGTGTAGAAAGTAAAATATGAATAAAGGTAGTATAGTACTCTAAGTCAAGCGATTAGCTAAGATGAGACCAAAGAATTACAGTTCGTACAAATGAGATGATGCAAGTTGGCAAGGATAGCATATTATAAAACTTTATGTGCTTAGAATAAGCAGCAGAAACTAGGAACAGATAGATCTCTAAGGACGGTAATTTGCTTCCCCTTcaagtttttacttttttatgaTTGGAAGTACGATGATCTAATATAAATATTATACAAGCATGTGTGATTTCATAAGTAGAAAGAATCATTAAACATAGTCAAAAGAAGTGAACCCTCTAACCTTTTGAGAATTCTTAGATGTCAGCGTGAagccttttttttataattaaaaaatgcaATCCTATATCGAAAACTTGACAGAATAAATTAAAGCTTATATTGAATCATTCTACTCTTAATCGTATCaaggtcttttgtgataaaactcaacACTTGCAGGGATGTGCAGATGGTTAGGTTGGGATAGTATCAGTGTTATTAGTAGTGGGTTGCTTGACTGACTGAAATCTTGAAATTCTTTCCTTAAATTTATATCATTGCAAAACAGTGTTGGTTAAGAGAATTTGGATATACCTGCTTAGTTAATTTCTGATGTCTTAGTTTCCTAGGAAATGAATGTAGAGCTGTAAAATCCAGTTGTGTGTTCCAAACAACTTCTTTCTTGATATTTATTGATACAAAAGAAGCAACTGTTATAAACATGTGTATGTGTGCATCCTTGAAGCATTTGTTTCCAAGACATTTCCACTTCTTAGCTCAAATCTTCCGCATGTTTATGTCATTAAATAACTTCTTCCTGGTTTTCTGGAAGTGGCAGGACCACATTGTGGTTACTTACAAGAATCAAACCACACTTCTTTTTCCTAGCTACTATATAAAATTTTATGCACTCTAGTCCTACCTAAACATGTATTCTAGTTTCAGTGGAGAAAGACTTTCGTGCAACAGGGGTACTATTGTAGCGGTAACCCAAGTCAAAAAGGCTTTGCCTTGTGGGAATGTTAAAACGCATGGCAGTCCGTGATTGACTTGAATTATGGCATCTCCGTTGCAGGTAAGTTCGATCCTCTTTGTCACTCTACAGCCTAGAATTTGGTTTTTTGATTCACCAAtgagtttaaaaaaaatgtggaagTGGTCCAAAAACggacacaaataaaacttaagaaaaatgatgtttctttgtCAAGCTGCAGGTTTATAATATATACTATTTGATCAAGTGTGGAACAAATCTTTTAAACCCCATGTGAAGTTTAATCACATTTTGCTAAACTTTTCTTAGCCACCTTCCAAATCGGCGGATTTGGTAAAGGAAGTACTTCCTTTGTGTTTTTAACTTGTTCTTATGGGGTATTTTTATCCTCTTTTGAAGCAAATCGATTAGTTTAATTAGTAAAAGATAATCATGTTTAGAGAAGGTTAATTAAAATTATGTGATATGTCCTTTTGTGCTTATCTTGGGGCAATTCCCCATGAAAGCATCTTTTGGCTTGACTAAACTCTAAACATGTGAAACTGTGTACCCTAGGCGTAGCCCTGAAGGAAACTAAAACCAAAAGTGATGATCTCCTTTGTAATTTACTTTCAGCCTTTGCTTTTTACCAACTAGGAAGATACTTAATGCTTAAGAATTAGTCATTTGATAAGTTCAAACTAAACTCTATGAGAATGCACCAACATTTTCTAGCTCACAAGGAGATTCAAAGGATGAAAAAGTAAGCGGGTCGTTTATCTCGTATCGATTCGCTTTTATTTTCACTCATTCTCATATCTATTCCTTTTTATCCCCACCATGTGTTGGTAAACGCATGggaagtgaaaattctaattacTTTTACGCTCATCTTCTTAAAGGAGAAGGGTTTGTGTTTAAATAACTTTACTTcacacatccatttttacttcAAACATACCTCTTAATTTTCAGCTGTCAGattgaataaattgaagaagatgaatggctacaattaacaagggtgtgtgagaggtaaaaattgGTGCGTGAATAGAACTTTCCTTTATAAATTAAGGATAAATTAATAACTGTAAGGCCTACAAATGGTGGATTGCTTCGGTGTTGTGCGGAAGCGGCATCCAACTGTAAGTGAATAAGTAAAACAGAACAGAATAAAACCAACACcaacaagaacaccaagatttatactggttcggcaatGCCTACATCCAGTTTGGAGACAACGGAGTATTCCACTATAATCAATGAGAACATACAATAGTGTTTATCACTCAATTTCCCAAAGATCCGAATAACCCAAGCTCTCACACTTACAATAGGaagagaaaaccaaaaatacaaagcaagacaatttgagaaaattcttcTCTATGCCGAATGGCTTCttgctatttttctctcttccttgttgTTCACCTCTCAATGCTTATGGGCTGCACCTTGCTCCCCTTTTATAGCCAAAGAAAAGCTTCTCAAAGACATCAATGGCCAAAGGCCTACCATCAAGTCAAAAGAGTTAGGCACAAAGAGTTAGGCACAATTATAGTTTGTCTCCTATTACCACAAAGTAGCCCAAAGAATTGAACTTTGACTACATGTTTGAGTCAATaatcaacaatctccaccttggctcAAACCCTCTAAGTAGAACTCCTAATAGTCGTCTCCCAATCCCCCATGGGgcaatcaacaaattttacaaatGCCAATCAAGTCTAAGCAGTGCTTAAACTTGTGCAATGAAACTGGCTTTGTTAACATATCCGCAGGATTTTCAGCGGTCCCAATCTTCTGAAGAAGAATATCTCCCTCGTCAATAACCTCACGAACAAAATGGAACCTCACGTCAATGTGTTTCGTACGTGCATGATGAACTTGATTCTTTGCTAAATGAATAGCACTTTAACTGTCGCAATGAACATCCACATGGTCTTGTTGAACCCCTAAGTCATCAAGCAACCCTTGAAGCCAGATGGCTTCCTTTATAGCTTCTGTCACAGCCATGTATTCTGCCTCAGTAGTCGACAAAGCAACTGTAGATTGCAGAATCGACCTCCAACTTACTGGACCTCCAGCAATAGTGAATACAAAACTAGTAGTGGACCTACGCTTGTCCAAATCACCTGCGTAATCAGAATCCACATATCCAACAACACATTGACCAGTAACTTTATCCTGCTGGAACAATAAACCAACATCCACAGTACCCAGAATATACCGTAGAATCCATTTCACAGCTTGCCAATGCCCTTttcctggattatgcatatatctacTGACAATACTAACAGCTTGTGAAATATCAGGCCTAGTACACACCatagcatacatcaaactaccaacaacatttgcataaggaATTTGAGCCATGTACTGACTCTCTTCAACAGTTTTAGGAGACATAGAAGCGCTAAGTTTGAAATGAGAGGCAAGAGGTGTACTAACCggttttgaattttcattcaTCCTGAAACGTTGTAGTACCTTCTTCAAATATTGCTTCTGACACAGACTAATCTTGCCCTTCGCTCTATCTCTTTCAATTTCCATACCTAGTATCTTCCGAGCTTCTCCCaagtccttcatctcaaattcattaCTTAGTTGAGTCTTCAACCTTTCAATCTCCACTTTGCTCTTACATGCTAtaagcatatcatcaacatataaaagCAGATAAATGAAGGTTCCATCTTGTAGTTTGCGAAAGTATACACAATGGTCATAGTGACTTCTTGTGTACTTTTGCCTGATCATAAATCGATCAAATCGCTTGTACCATTGTCTTGGAGACTGCTTCAAGCCATACAATGATTTTTCCAATTTGCAAACCCAATTTTCCTTTCCAGCAACCTTAAAACCTTCTGGCTGagacatataaatctcttcctccaaatcaccaTGTAAGAACGCAGTCTTGACATCAAGTTGGGCCAACTCAAGGTCAAACTGCACAACCAAAGCCAACAAAATACGAATAGAAGAATGTTTTACTACAGGAGAAAATACCTCATTGTAGTCGATGCCTTCCTTCTTAGCGTAGCCTTTAGCTACCAATCTGGCTTTGAATCTTACATTGTCTTTTCCCAAAGATTCCATCTttttggcatacacccatttacaaccaattGCTTTCTTCCCCTTTGGTAACTGAACCAGATTCCAAGTCTCATTTTTATGAAGAGATTTCATCTCCTCATCCATAGATTTCTTCCACAACTCGCAGTCTGAACTCATGACAGCTTCTTTGTAGGCGGATGAAATATCATCTTCAATAACAGGAAGTGCATATGCCACAATATCAGTAAATCGAGCAGGCTTTCGAATTTCCCTTCTCGATCTTCTGGTTGCAATATAGTCTTGTTGCTGTGGAGGCTCTTGGGTAAGTGCTTCATTTTCATCATCCTCGTCCTCATCATCAGAATTAACTGTAGGACTAGTGGTTGTAACATCAGACCTTACTGGAACAACTGGAGTCTTCAGTAACTCCACCTGCTTTGAGCTACTCATGGTCTCGGTCGCTTTAGTTTCACCTTCATGCTTGTTCTGATTAACCATAGCAGCCTCATCAAAAGTCACATCTCTGCTTACAACAAATTTCTTCTCATCTGGACATCAGAGTCGGTATCCCTTCACGCCAGTGCTAAAGCCCATAAATAAAGCTTTCTTTGCTCTTGGATCCAACTTGCTTTCTCTGACATAATAGTAAGCAGAACAACCAAATATGTgtaaaaacttgtaatcagtaCAAGGTTTACCAGACCATACCTTCATGGGCGTTTTGCCCTTGTTCGCAGCGGCTGGCAATCGATTAATGAGATGGCTTGCATAAGTGAGTGCCTCAGCCCAAAATGCCTTGCCTAATCCAACATTAGACAACATACACCGAACTTTCTCAAGCAAAGTACGGTTCATGCGCTCCGCCACCCCATTCTGTTGCGGTGTCTCCCTAACCGTGAAGTGCCTCACAATACCCTCATCTTGACAAACTTTCAAGAAAGGATCAGACTTATATTCACCCCCATTGTCTGATCTGAGAGTCTTGATCTTTCGACCGCTTTGCGTTTCAATCATCTTTTTCCACTTCAGGAATATCTTCAAGACTTCATCTTTACGCTTCATAGTGTACACCCATATTCTTCTAGAGAAGTCATCAACAAAGGAGACAAAATAATGGCTACCTCCCCAAGATGCATTCTTGgaaggtccccaaacatcagtgTGAACATAATCAAAAATGCCTTTAGTGT
Above is a window of Malus sylvestris chromosome 15, drMalSylv7.2, whole genome shotgun sequence DNA encoding:
- the LOC126604814 gene encoding protein RADIALIS-like 4, which encodes MAPSTLSSPHSNSTWTAKQNKSFEIALATYDRETPDRWHNIARVVGGTTEEEVKRQYEILLADINRIESGKVPLPKYRKARESSISGEEKSLKALKL